The Agromyces sp. LHK192 genome includes a window with the following:
- a CDS encoding MFS transporter: MTSTDGQDAERDTAKTGPVADDTTPTADPAAEDAWTEDTPSDPAGSDTASDAPAAGDEVAPETPAAEPDAAPAPTTFDEPEPAPEPVAAPEPVAATAPAEPEASEPAAEAVTRPEPLAEPEPAPAAPAAPAAAPAVADDDSQARLDEAVQRANAGHEPSAGEATAAATAAGAASRPDVEPLPEPVAAESVRRETYVAPAAGAAAVGAATLAPEPVAPVQPQTVYVQAPEPPRHQGNRGFGVLVALIGAAIFAALYAGIAYLLITVYGAGRGDGTSTFATFVAQPIYWVPIIAFFVGFALLAAIVNRGPWWTYAVFGLLVAVLVYFSYIGAALLTVQAWTLTLNQATEFINQRWLDPLAITAFIIAREIPIWLGGWLAARGRTVAARNLEADEEYERKLAAGPQPIR; encoded by the coding sequence ATGACGAGCACCGACGGCCAGGACGCCGAACGCGACACCGCGAAGACGGGGCCGGTGGCCGACGACACGACGCCGACGGCGGATCCCGCCGCCGAGGACGCCTGGACCGAGGACACCCCGTCGGACCCCGCCGGATCGGATACCGCATCGGATGCCCCCGCCGCGGGCGACGAGGTCGCACCGGAAACCCCGGCGGCCGAGCCGGATGCCGCGCCTGCACCGACGACGTTCGACGAACCCGAACCCGCCCCGGAGCCCGTGGCCGCCCCGGAGCCCGTGGCCGCAACGGCTCCGGCCGAGCCCGAGGCATCCGAGCCCGCCGCTGAGGCCGTGACCCGGCCCGAGCCGCTCGCCGAGCCCGAGCCTGCACCTGCCGCACCTGCTGCACCTGCCGCCGCTCCCGCCGTCGCGGACGACGACTCGCAGGCGCGCCTTGACGAGGCCGTCCAGCGCGCGAACGCGGGCCACGAACCGTCGGCGGGTGAGGCGACGGCTGCGGCGACCGCTGCAGGCGCGGCATCCCGGCCCGACGTCGAGCCGCTCCCCGAGCCGGTCGCCGCTGAATCGGTGAGACGCGAGACCTACGTCGCGCCTGCTGCGGGCGCCGCCGCGGTGGGCGCGGCGACGCTCGCGCCCGAACCGGTCGCGCCGGTGCAGCCCCAGACCGTCTACGTCCAGGCCCCGGAGCCGCCCCGCCACCAGGGCAACCGCGGCTTCGGCGTGCTCGTGGCGCTCATCGGTGCCGCGATCTTCGCCGCGTTGTACGCGGGCATCGCCTACCTGCTCATCACGGTGTACGGCGCCGGTCGCGGCGACGGCACTTCGACATTCGCGACCTTCGTCGCGCAGCCCATCTACTGGGTGCCCATCATCGCGTTCTTCGTCGGGTTCGCCCTGCTCGCCGCGATCGTGAACCGCGGCCCATGGTGGACGTACGCGGTGTTCGGCCTGCTCGTGGCCGTGCTCGTCTACTTCTCGTACATCGGCGCGGCGCTGCTCACCGTGCAGGCCTGGACGCTGACGCTCAACCAGGCCACCGAGTTCATCAACCAGCGATGGCTCGACCCGCTGGCGATCACCGCGTTCATCATCGCCCGGGAGATCCCGATCTGGCTCGGCGGCTGGCTCGCGGCCCGCGGCCGCACCGTGGCCGCCCGCAACCTCGAGGCCGACGAGGAGTACGAGCGCAAGCTCGCCGCGGGCCCGCAACCGATCCGCTGA
- the pilM gene encoding type IV pilus assembly protein PilM yields MARTVAGIDIGNGSIRAAEVAEPGKRKGRPVLTHYAEVLLPEGAVVGGEVREPNTVAAAVRSLWSTGGFTTRDVVLGIGGERVLARDFSVRRAPLAQIRDSLQFEARDILPMAVSDAVLDFYPTGEGTGEQGPTVTGLLIAAPKEAVLGNVRAVQGAGLRATDVDLIPFALTRALVTRAGVAGAVAVVDIGAETTTTVVVRDGLVQFVRVVPTGGHRITSELVKELDADQATAESLKRELGLRAADAETADGRQAVQVISAVVREQLTSIRNTIAYAQNTRPDHPVSRVLLTGGGAQLRGLATALGELTRLPVEHVDPLAGVKLGRRLEHSGLAGDPRHMAVAVGLALGSAA; encoded by the coding sequence ATGGCACGAACAGTCGCCGGCATCGACATCGGCAACGGCTCGATCCGCGCTGCCGAGGTCGCCGAGCCCGGCAAGCGGAAGGGCAGGCCGGTCCTGACCCACTATGCGGAGGTGCTCCTGCCCGAGGGCGCCGTCGTCGGCGGCGAGGTGCGCGAACCGAACACGGTCGCCGCCGCCGTCAGGAGCCTCTGGTCGACAGGCGGGTTCACGACCCGCGACGTCGTCCTCGGCATCGGCGGCGAGCGCGTGCTCGCCCGCGACTTCAGCGTGCGCCGGGCACCCCTCGCGCAGATCCGCGACTCGTTGCAGTTCGAGGCGCGCGACATCCTGCCGATGGCGGTCTCCGACGCCGTGCTCGACTTCTACCCGACCGGCGAGGGCACGGGCGAGCAGGGGCCGACGGTCACCGGGCTCCTCATCGCCGCGCCCAAGGAGGCGGTGCTCGGCAACGTGCGGGCGGTGCAGGGCGCGGGGCTGCGGGCGACCGACGTCGACCTGATCCCGTTCGCGCTGACCCGGGCGCTCGTGACGCGCGCCGGGGTCGCCGGCGCCGTCGCCGTGGTCGACATCGGCGCGGAGACGACGACCACCGTGGTCGTGCGCGACGGACTCGTGCAGTTCGTGCGCGTCGTGCCCACCGGCGGGCATCGGATCACCTCGGAACTCGTCAAGGAACTCGATGCCGACCAGGCCACGGCGGAGTCGCTCAAGCGCGAGCTCGGCCTGCGGGCCGCAGACGCCGAGACCGCCGACGGGCGACAGGCGGTGCAGGTCATCTCGGCCGTGGTGCGCGAGCAGCTCACGAGCATCCGCAACACGATCGCGTACGCCCAGAACACGCGCCCCGACCACCCGGTCTCACGCGTGCTGCTGACCGGCGGCGGTGCGCAGCTGCGCGGGCTGGCGACCGCGCTCGGCGAGCTGACCCGGCTCCCCGTCGAGCACGTCGACCCGCTCGCCGGCGTGAAGCTCGGCAGGCGCCTCGAGCATTCCGGGCTCGCGGGCGATCCCCGCCACATGGCCGTCGCGGTCGGCCTCGCACTCGGGAGCGCGGCATGA
- a CDS encoding FHA domain-containing protein, translating to MFCAECGQLVPQSAPSRPPAPFATPAPAPERRAATPAAAPRPIDPVPLPSLLPWQQAKEQAAPAAAPAQQVAPRLDRIELQFSTGQRVIVGGAAVIGRKPAQTAAATGAQAIEVVDDTRSVSRVHLYLELADGRVTVADAGSSNGSSVERDGVQQPLPSAGARVEVRPGDRVWVGDLGFQIRAAS from the coding sequence ATGTTCTGCGCCGAGTGCGGCCAGTTGGTGCCGCAGTCGGCACCGAGCCGGCCCCCGGCGCCGTTCGCGACGCCCGCCCCTGCGCCGGAACGCCGGGCCGCAACGCCTGCCGCCGCCCCGCGTCCGATCGACCCCGTCCCGCTGCCCTCCCTGCTGCCGTGGCAGCAGGCGAAGGAGCAGGCGGCGCCCGCAGCGGCACCCGCCCAGCAGGTCGCACCGCGACTCGATCGCATCGAGCTGCAGTTCTCGACCGGTCAGCGCGTGATCGTGGGAGGCGCCGCGGTCATCGGCCGCAAGCCCGCCCAGACGGCCGCGGCGACCGGTGCGCAGGCGATCGAGGTGGTCGACGACACCCGGTCGGTGTCGCGGGTGCACCTCTACCTCGAACTCGCCGACGGGCGGGTGACCGTCGCCGACGCGGGTTCGAGCAACGGCTCCTCGGTCGAGCGCGACGGGGTGCAGCAGCCGCTGCCCAGCGCCGGGGCGCGCGTCGAGGTGCGGCCCGGCGACCGCGTCTGGGTCGGCGACCTCGGGTTCCAGATCCGGGCGGCGTCGTGA
- a CDS encoding FtsK/SpoIIIE domain-containing protein, whose product MTVRLTLGEPVTQGAAQSWLLKTDEATTVGEVAESLGVDPRVLDPHADASTPLGESTVLSGALVPADGTATELQPGTLRLEVVGGPFAGETVPLARGVDFTIGSAQGESIVIADPAVAARHVILRPAAAAPAADGRPAPLTASIAVAPGAVVRVNGEDVDGQATLVPADLFQIGNSMFRIGIAPGSDADLTRDALGSRGFNRPSRIQPSRSQPVVSLPGDKPEDPDASPMPWLSAIIPVVLGVTMAVVFQRPIMLLMAAASPIMVVGSFLTNRKLAKKKGVKTEKQWIEDVKAAERRIRELAKLQRLDGWYRMPDPVVIADIALRPLSRLWERRKGDPDALALRVGVTEVDLDVRFEGGGKDRSTQGAVGVSPQPVAADLGKGVVGIAGPADAVRSLARAMTVSFATLRSPRDAELYVICDAEADEEWGWTQWLPHVQLDSSIPAMLGNTDDTRRERIRELSVTLENRMRAAGQRGAVTPSDILVVVDGARAYRMLPGMVPLLEHGAAHGIHVLALDSERARLPEEATSVVVLDPADPALGRLETDKDYYPTVLLDGVSLPVAQRIARSLCSVQHVSGVGDDAMLPTSVRMVDLLKIDLDDPSPIMQRWAKQPRNTFVVVGAGVDGEFAVDISRDGPHALVAGTTGSGKSEFLQALVVSLAMANRPDALNFVLVDYKGGSAFADCERLPHTVGMVTNLDARETERALASLDAELKRREVVLRDMAAKDVDAAWAKDAETAARRGLARLMIVIDEFAELRTELPDFIDGLVRIARVGRSLGVNLVLATQRPSGVVTAEMQSNINLRVALRVTDRGDSADVLGSGEAALISPSTPGRGFVRLGPSAPPVGFQTARVAGIRPGIQRAVKLLPPAAKIDWETVGFPVRYPPAGGGFEENRDHDDTDLRALVDVVTEATNRLGIAKNPSPWLLPLPAVLPLEKLAEWPLEPAELYLGLEDVPAEQSQRPLTWNVATGSHILFMGGSLSGRTTALRTLLAQAVQRFTPGDLHLYISDFGNGALLPFADAPQCGAVVTQLDGDRLPRLMQRMLEELAFRQGVLSNAGVGHINEQRAQADPTTALPYAVFAVDGWERLLSTMNPDQLVAFREQFMRVLREGPAVGVRVIMTGDRAISGDKVSSFIDEQYVLPMRDMNDYRAAGIMSKDVPLDLPPGRALWGATGSEAQLAVLVRDTSGEAQTTALRRIIEHIRDHFDQFPQLADLPQPFRVDPLPGYMALTAAYDLPLGEGGPEDGPVVAVGGDRLSKFTLDWPADGGFIVSGDRRSGRSSALASIVHQLTWRREPVVVVALRSSVLTDLAERAGIPVISTGDVLPPQLDEVLAPFEGRVTVVVDDVEQLKNAPIEHALTGIKHRAVFIVSADTESLSTLFGGPFIEAKKARRAFVLRPSAAMVGTQAVGAPIPKFMLGKGTAGGGVFTTPSGWMPARIPDIRQ is encoded by the coding sequence ATGACCGTCCGCCTGACGCTCGGAGAGCCCGTCACGCAGGGGGCCGCCCAGTCGTGGCTGCTGAAGACCGACGAGGCGACCACCGTCGGCGAGGTCGCCGAGTCGCTCGGCGTGGATCCGCGCGTGCTCGACCCGCATGCCGACGCGTCCACGCCGCTCGGCGAGTCCACGGTGCTCTCCGGGGCCCTGGTTCCCGCCGACGGCACCGCGACGGAACTCCAGCCGGGAACGCTCAGGCTCGAGGTCGTCGGCGGGCCGTTCGCCGGCGAGACCGTGCCGCTGGCCCGCGGCGTCGACTTCACGATCGGCAGCGCGCAGGGCGAGAGCATCGTGATCGCCGACCCCGCGGTCGCCGCCAGGCACGTGATCCTCCGCCCGGCCGCCGCCGCGCCCGCGGCAGACGGCCGGCCGGCGCCGCTGACCGCCTCGATCGCGGTGGCCCCCGGCGCCGTCGTGCGGGTCAACGGCGAGGACGTCGACGGTCAGGCGACCCTCGTTCCCGCCGACCTGTTCCAGATCGGGAACAGCATGTTCCGGATCGGCATCGCTCCGGGGTCCGACGCGGACCTCACCCGCGACGCGCTCGGATCACGGGGATTCAACCGGCCGTCGCGCATCCAGCCGTCGCGGTCGCAGCCCGTCGTCTCGCTGCCGGGCGACAAGCCCGAGGACCCGGACGCGTCGCCCATGCCCTGGCTCTCGGCGATCATCCCGGTCGTGCTCGGCGTCACCATGGCCGTCGTCTTCCAGCGCCCGATCATGCTGCTCATGGCCGCCGCGAGCCCGATCATGGTGGTCGGCTCCTTCCTCACCAATCGCAAGCTCGCGAAGAAGAAGGGCGTCAAGACCGAGAAGCAGTGGATCGAGGACGTCAAGGCCGCCGAGCGGCGCATTCGCGAACTCGCGAAGCTCCAGCGGCTCGACGGCTGGTACCGGATGCCCGATCCGGTCGTGATCGCCGACATCGCGCTGCGTCCGCTGTCCCGGCTGTGGGAACGCCGCAAGGGCGATCCGGACGCCCTCGCGCTGCGGGTCGGCGTCACCGAGGTCGACCTCGACGTCAGGTTCGAGGGCGGCGGCAAGGACCGGAGCACGCAGGGCGCCGTCGGCGTCTCCCCGCAGCCGGTCGCCGCGGACCTCGGGAAGGGCGTCGTCGGCATCGCGGGTCCCGCCGACGCCGTCCGCAGCCTCGCCCGCGCGATGACGGTGTCGTTCGCGACGCTGCGCTCGCCGCGCGACGCCGAGCTCTACGTGATCTGCGACGCCGAGGCCGACGAGGAGTGGGGCTGGACCCAGTGGCTGCCGCACGTGCAGCTCGACAGCTCGATCCCCGCGATGCTCGGCAACACCGACGACACGCGCCGCGAGCGCATCCGCGAGCTGTCGGTCACCCTCGAGAACCGCATGCGCGCTGCCGGGCAGCGCGGCGCGGTGACGCCCTCCGACATCCTCGTCGTCGTGGACGGCGCGCGGGCCTACCGCATGCTGCCCGGCATGGTGCCGCTGCTCGAGCACGGCGCGGCGCACGGCATCCACGTGCTCGCGCTCGACTCGGAGCGCGCCCGGCTGCCCGAGGAGGCGACGAGCGTGGTCGTGCTCGACCCCGCCGACCCGGCCCTGGGGCGGCTCGAGACCGACAAGGACTACTACCCGACCGTGCTGCTGGACGGCGTCTCGTTGCCGGTCGCGCAGCGCATCGCCCGCAGCCTCTGCTCGGTCCAGCACGTGAGCGGCGTCGGCGACGACGCGATGCTCCCGACGAGCGTGCGCATGGTCGACCTGCTCAAGATCGACCTGGACGACCCGTCGCCGATCATGCAGCGCTGGGCCAAGCAGCCGCGCAACACGTTCGTGGTCGTCGGCGCGGGCGTCGACGGCGAGTTCGCCGTCGACATCTCGCGCGACGGCCCGCACGCCCTCGTCGCGGGCACGACCGGATCGGGCAAGTCGGAGTTCCTGCAGGCGCTCGTCGTCAGCCTCGCCATGGCCAACCGCCCGGATGCGCTGAACTTCGTCCTCGTCGACTACAAGGGAGGATCGGCGTTCGCCGACTGCGAGCGGCTGCCCCACACCGTCGGCATGGTGACCAACCTCGACGCCCGTGAGACCGAGCGCGCACTGGCGTCGCTCGACGCCGAGCTCAAGCGTCGCGAGGTGGTGCTGCGCGACATGGCCGCGAAGGACGTCGACGCGGCCTGGGCCAAGGACGCCGAGACGGCCGCCCGACGCGGACTCGCCCGGCTCATGATCGTCATCGACGAGTTCGCGGAGCTCCGGACCGAACTGCCCGACTTCATCGACGGCCTGGTCCGGATCGCCCGGGTCGGCCGCTCCCTCGGGGTCAATCTCGTGCTGGCGACCCAGCGGCCCTCGGGCGTCGTCACGGCGGAGATGCAGTCGAACATCAACCTGCGCGTGGCGTTGCGCGTGACCGACCGCGGCGACTCCGCCGACGTGCTCGGCTCGGGAGAAGCGGCGCTCATCAGCCCGTCGACGCCGGGACGAGGATTCGTGCGGCTCGGGCCGAGTGCGCCGCCCGTCGGATTCCAGACCGCGCGGGTGGCGGGCATCCGCCCCGGCATCCAGCGTGCGGTGAAGCTGCTGCCGCCGGCCGCGAAGATCGACTGGGAGACGGTCGGCTTCCCCGTGCGGTACCCGCCCGCGGGCGGCGGGTTCGAGGAGAACCGCGACCACGACGACACCGACCTCCGGGCGCTCGTCGACGTGGTCACCGAGGCCACGAACCGGCTCGGCATCGCGAAGAACCCGTCGCCGTGGCTGCTGCCGCTGCCCGCGGTGCTCCCGCTCGAGAAGCTCGCCGAGTGGCCGCTGGAGCCGGCCGAACTGTACCTCGGCCTCGAGGACGTCCCCGCCGAGCAGTCGCAGCGTCCGCTCACGTGGAACGTCGCGACCGGCTCGCACATCCTGTTCATGGGCGGCTCGCTGTCGGGCCGGACGACCGCGCTGCGCACGCTGCTCGCGCAGGCGGTGCAGCGGTTCACGCCGGGCGACCTGCACCTCTACATCAGCGACTTCGGCAACGGCGCACTCCTGCCGTTCGCCGACGCGCCCCAGTGCGGTGCCGTGGTCACCCAGCTCGACGGCGACCGCCTCCCGCGCCTGATGCAGCGGATGCTCGAGGAGCTCGCGTTCCGGCAGGGCGTGCTCTCGAACGCCGGGGTCGGCCACATCAACGAGCAGCGCGCCCAGGCCGACCCGACCACCGCCCTGCCCTACGCCGTCTTCGCCGTCGACGGGTGGGAACGACTGCTCTCGACGATGAACCCCGACCAGCTCGTGGCGTTCCGCGAGCAGTTCATGCGGGTGCTCCGCGAGGGCCCAGCGGTCGGCGTGCGCGTCATCATGACCGGCGACCGGGCGATCTCGGGCGACAAGGTGTCGTCGTTCATCGACGAGCAGTACGTGCTGCCGATGCGCGACATGAACGACTACCGAGCCGCAGGGATCATGTCGAAGGACGTGCCGCTCGACCTTCCGCCCGGCCGTGCCCTGTGGGGCGCGACCGGGTCGGAGGCCCAGCTGGCGGTGCTCGTGCGCGACACGAGCGGCGAGGCCCAGACGACGGCCCTGCGGCGGATCATCGAGCACATCCGCGACCACTTCGACCAGTTCCCGCAGCTCGCGGACCTGCCGCAGCCCTTCCGCGTCGATCCGCTCCCCGGCTACATGGCCCTCACCGCGGCGTACGACCTCCCCCTGGGCGAGGGCGGACCGGAAGACGGCCCGGTGGTCGCCGTCGGCGGCGACCGGCTGTCGAAGTTCACGCTGGACTGGCCGGCCGACGGCGGCTTCATCGTGTCGGGGGATCGTCGCTCGGGCCGATCCTCCGCCCTGGCGTCGATCGTGCACCAGCTGACCTGGCGGCGCGAACCCGTGGTGGTGGTGGCGTTGCGGAGCTCCGTGCTGACGGACCTCGCGGAACGCGCCGGCATCCCGGTGATCTCGACCGGTGACGTCCTCCCGCCGCAGCTCGACGAGGTGCTCGCTCCGTTCGAGGGTCGCGTGACCGTCGTCGTCGACGATGTCGAACAGCTCAAGAACGCCCCAATCGAACACGCGTTGACGGGCATCAAGCACCGCGCCGTCTTCATCGTCTCGGCCGACACCGAATCGCTGTCGACGCTGTTCGGCGGTCCGTTCATCGAAGCGAAGAAGGCGCGGCGCGCATTCGTGCTACGGCCGTCGGCGGCGATGGTCGGCACCCAGGCGGTCGGCGCGCCGATCCCGAAGTTCATGCTCGGCAAGGGCACGGCCGGCGGCGGCGTGTTCACGACCCCGTCCGGATGGATGCCCGCGCGCATCCCCGACATCCGGCAGTGA
- a CDS encoding WXG100 family type VII secretion target gives MVYFKVRADSLSDVAGRIGTVIATFDANLAGVSSTVTSMAQTTWRGLDADKFAEEWANFETQAALVRQALSTLQMKLIAADGSYTRTETGVRTSFNGAAPTVAAVRRSSDPLGKRVASGEEKAEDMAEFFGRDYAGDDEVEQFGGGMLGPRKSSGQATGGGSGDTDGDGDDDGIGEGVFRLDAVGESLGLPEAFEFEPHDGSASGGIATASFAEGGRDA, from the coding sequence ATGGTGTACTTCAAGGTCCGCGCCGACTCGCTGAGCGACGTCGCCGGACGCATCGGAACGGTGATCGCGACGTTCGACGCGAATCTCGCCGGGGTCTCATCGACGGTGACGTCGATGGCGCAGACCACCTGGCGCGGGCTCGACGCCGACAAGTTCGCCGAGGAGTGGGCGAACTTCGAGACGCAGGCTGCGCTCGTGCGTCAGGCGCTCTCGACCCTGCAGATGAAGCTCATCGCCGCTGATGGCTCGTACACCCGCACCGAGACGGGCGTCCGCACCTCGTTCAACGGTGCGGCGCCGACCGTCGCGGCGGTGCGACGTTCGTCCGACCCGCTGGGCAAGCGCGTCGCCTCCGGCGAGGAGAAGGCCGAGGACATGGCCGAGTTCTTCGGCCGCGACTACGCGGGCGACGACGAGGTCGAGCAGTTCGGCGGCGGCATGCTGGGCCCGCGCAAGTCGAGCGGTCAGGCCACCGGCGGCGGTTCGGGAGACACCGACGGCGACGGTGACGACGACGGCATCGGCGAGGGTGTCTTCCGCCTCGACGCCGTCGGCGAGTCGCTCGGGCTCCCCGAGGCCTTCGAGTTCGAGCCGCACGACGGCTCGGCGTCCGGCGGCATCGCGACCGCCTCGTTCGCGGAAGGAGGCCGTGATGCCTGA
- a CDS encoding A24 family peptidase, with protein MSTALLTISTALVATVGVLGLAIGSFLNVVVHRVPAGLSVVSPRSSCPDCRSPIRGRDNVPVLSWLLLAGRCRDCRSPISARYPLVEAFTGVAFAAIAGWVVAGGAGGAAVAPGSASGSPLEGGAVGIGLVILLVLAAVSIALTLIDLDTHRLPNVIVGWAAVVLGCLVFAASVIGGDLAALGRALLGGAALFSGYLVVALVSRGGLGMGDVKLAGVLGLVLGYFGWPQLAVGAFAAFALGGVAGILLIVTGRARRGDGIPFGPWMLAGAWAGLVGGPAVADWYLRLAGFG; from the coding sequence ATGTCCACCGCACTCCTCACGATCAGCACGGCCCTCGTCGCGACCGTCGGCGTGCTGGGGCTCGCGATCGGCTCGTTCCTCAACGTCGTCGTGCACCGGGTGCCCGCAGGGCTCTCGGTCGTCTCGCCGCGCAGTTCCTGCCCGGACTGCCGGTCTCCCATCCGCGGCCGCGACAACGTGCCGGTGCTCTCGTGGCTGCTGCTCGCGGGGCGCTGCCGCGACTGCCGGTCGCCGATCTCGGCGAGGTATCCGCTCGTCGAGGCGTTCACCGGCGTCGCGTTCGCGGCGATCGCGGGATGGGTCGTGGCCGGCGGGGCCGGGGGAGCCGCAGTGGCCCCCGGCTCCGCCTCCGGGTCGCCGCTCGAAGGCGGCGCCGTCGGCATCGGCCTCGTGATCCTGTTGGTGCTCGCCGCCGTCAGCATCGCGCTGACGCTCATCGACCTCGACACGCATCGGCTCCCGAACGTGATCGTCGGCTGGGCCGCCGTGGTGCTCGGATGCCTCGTGTTCGCGGCATCCGTCATCGGCGGCGACCTCGCCGCGCTGGGCCGTGCGCTGCTGGGCGGTGCCGCGCTCTTCAGCGGATACCTCGTCGTCGCGCTCGTCTCGCGCGGCGGGCTCGGCATGGGCGACGTGAAGCTCGCCGGCGTGCTCGGCCTCGTCCTCGGGTACTTCGGCTGGCCCCAGCTCGCGGTCGGCGCGTTCGCGGCGTTCGCGCTCGGCGGCGTGGCAGGGATCCTGCTGATCGTCACCGGGCGCGCCCGCCGCGGCGACGGCATCCCGTTCGGTCCGTGGATGCTCGCCGGCGCGTGGGCCGGCCTCGTCGGCGGCCCCGCGGTCGCCGACTGGTACCTGCGCCTGGCCGGCTTCGGCTGA
- a CDS encoding WXG100 family type VII secretion target has protein sequence MAEIRVTSDSLAGVAGQLSSGSQSIESQLANLKSLVEGLISGDWSGTASQSFNELYSQWDQAGLQLKESLQGISDLLNQAALSYEDSENAIASTFNG, from the coding sequence ATGGCCGAGATCCGCGTCACGTCCGACTCGCTGGCCGGTGTCGCCGGCCAGCTCTCGAGCGGCTCGCAGTCGATCGAGTCCCAGCTGGCCAACCTGAAGTCGCTCGTCGAGGGCCTCATCTCGGGTGACTGGTCGGGCACCGCATCGCAGAGCTTCAACGAGCTCTACTCGCAGTGGGACCAGGCCGGTCTGCAGCTCAAGGAGTCGCTGCAGGGCATCAGCGACCTGCTCAACCAGGCTGCGCTCTCCTACGAGGACAGCGAGAACGCGATCGCCAGCACGTTCAACGGCTGA